Within the Rosa rugosa chromosome 2, drRosRugo1.1, whole genome shotgun sequence genome, the region TACGAACTCTTGGCTATTGAGGTGATTGAAAAGCTTCTTTGCCTTGATGAGCCATATTCAATTGCTAACTCATAAACCTTGGACGTTGTAGCAGCCGATACTTGataagactcattgttttgACAAATCCCCTTGATTAATGCATCTTGTCCCAGAACATATCCCTTGGCAACCATTGTTTTGAAAATAGCCGCAGCAACAGTTACTGCCAGAGCTAGAAATGAACTGACTTGTGTGAATAGCCTGCAATTTTATGTAAATTATGTTAAGCTATAGAACATTGTACCACTAAGCAATAATCAGAATTCAAGCTAGATGATTGAATGTTCTTTCATGTATAGAAGAGGCAACTATGCATGCAAACATTAAGGCAAAAATCTTTGATCTAGGCATGTCCTTGTAAGGTGCACCCCCTTACTTATAAATATAGTGTTGGCAATAAATGACTTTGAAGTTGCTTTGTGACAATTACAATCTTTAAGTTTCTTGATGAGAATTATATGGGATTTATAAAACCTGAGAAGTGCCATCATTTGGATTAGTATTAACACCCACAGAAGagataaagaaagagaagaagagataaattaCCTGCATCCTAGCCTCATCCTGTTTCCCAAGACCTCTCCATATAGTTCAACCTGAAACATGATACCATTAGAAACAAAGGGGGTAAAGGTAAAAGCAAGAAATATGTCGAGGAGACTAGAAGTAGTCCTTAAAATCATATTGCTCCCATGATACCACTACTAACAAATCATATAGCAATTAAATACATATAAATGCATCAATAACATATCAATCAAAATCTGAATCAGAAGCATTCCTATATCTTATGAATTCAAGAGGGAAGAGAAAAGCAGTTACTGCTCACTCCAACTAATGTTATGATTTTACTTTATGAATAATATATTTTTACATGAATTGCTTCCAAACAAACATGTAGCAAATAACTGCATTATACACATCATATACACCTAATTCAAGCCAAAGTGTAGATACCACTACTGCCCATGattaaattaaaaatcaatactAAACATAATATGTAGAAAGAATAATTAAGTAAATAGCAGAGCTGCACAATCCAAAACCAGATTCTTTGATTATCTAGATAACAATAAAGATATGAAATATACCACAACAACAGATCCAAAGCCAGATGACCTATCACCAGTCGATGAAATCCTGGTAACACTACTGAAAGTATTTTCACTACAGTTTTCATTTGCTTGACCAGCTTTAGCTACACCTTTTTCCATGCTTTTGGCTGCAATCTCTGGCCTGTttcagagaagagagagagagagagatctctGGCCTGTTCagagaagagagggagagggagggagggagagagagagagtgtgtgtgtgtgtgtgtgtgatataTATTACACACAGATGTGCCTACCTTTTATAAAGTATACAAGAGTTACTGATAGCCATACCCCTTTGTGGattgagccaaaaaaaaaagttagtaaTTTTAGAAACCAAAACTACAAAGAAGTTAAATAGTTAAAAACTCATGTTTGTACACTTTGACCAATTTTACTTTATAGAACCAAGCAAATGGGCTGGAGATTCATCCATAATCTCCACAACATTCATCCACTTCAACTGCTCTTAATTACTGTCATGTAGACATTACAAATGAGAAACTTATTACGTATAATGGCCCATCATATTTCCCAAGGCTTCaaggctttttcttttttttccaagGCTTCTTAAATATACACTTCAATTTAAATCTTCAGTATGATCACTAAGCTATGTATTAAGTTTTCTTTACAACAGGCAGATGTAGCACCATATACTAACTTTAGGTACGCAGGTTTATTCATGATATGTATTTCAACTAATATAACAGTATAGAACAGTCCCACAATAATGGCAAAGCAATAGTAAACCTCCAAAATTCTAGTGACCCCTTGTCATTAAGCTCCAGTATAATCGTGCAATTTTCTGACTGGAAGTAAATATAAGTCGCAAAATGTTATCTTAATTGGTTTCACCATTCAGTCAATTATCCTCTTAAGTTAAACTGATCTAGTATTCAGTCCAGTAGGAAGCCTGTCTGGATTATCCAAGTGCTAATGATCATACCTACACAATTAATTAGAATtgaattgagaaaagaaaacaaatatcaCTTTCAGACATTGGTGGAATCATCGGTCCCTTCTGTTTCTTTATCAGTGTATTTTATAAGAGTGTTCAGTACGTGATTACTTATCCATGTTCATAGTTTACAGATTATCATTGCCCGAAAAGAACTAAACTTGAATGTAACTACACCATTCTAAGCTTAACCAAATCAAAACCTCTAGCATTGCTTCACAACAAAACTGGCAACGGAATTGAAACAATGAAGCAACATAACCATCCAATCACTTTAACAAGAAAATAACcagaaaaattcaaaacaatttcaattacattatcaaattcAAAGCTTCAAAGCAACAAAGAGAGTACCTTAAACAATCAGTCCGACTCCTCCGCCTCTAGTTATCCATGACCCTGTGCCCATTTCTATACAAAACATCCATGAATTGAAAACTTACTCTCAGTTATGAAGGCGTCTTTCTTTTCACTAGGACACCTTCATCGTTCCGCCGCCAACCTTCACAGCAGCCGGCGTAAAGAATTAGGTCCAGCAACCTCAGCCATACCTTTGCCTCAAAACACTATCGACCGCAGATATTTCCCTAGATATGATTTTGAGCATCGATTCAATATGTCAgagaaaggaacaaaaaaatGAATCTACGCAGTCCAACATCCCGATTCAATCACCATTGATTACAAGAACCCTAATTTGTCATCTGAGAATAAATTACCAGAAAAATTGCATCAGAATCTGGCAATTTGTATAATTTGAGCATTGACAAAAGAATGTCTAACCTCATCGAAGAAGAGAGTTCCAGAGAAAAGGCATCGAAAATCAAAATCCGCAAAAATCTGAGTGTGAAGTCGCGTCGAGGGAGATGAATTGTTGTGGTTTCGGTCGATTTGCCCCAAAATGAAAATTTAGGGCAAAAACGGAGGAAAGAGCGAGTTACTAGAGACAGAGATGCAGAAGTGAAGCTAATGGAGAGATGTCGATGTTTTGATGCACAAGAGGAGGAGACGACGTCGCTTAGCagtaaaagaagaaagaatcatGCGACGGAAGCCGGTTGCAGTCGCAAACCCAAGTGATTTTAGCAACGGCATCTTATTGCTGACGCAAACTTATTATGCTTTTGAGACTACACGTTTTGCCGAAGCAAATATATGAGCTTTGGTCAATTGCCGTCGCCAACAATGTGTAGtgaattgaattcttttttgtagtgcctAGGAACGTCAGCCACCATCACCATACAAAGCCACCGCATTGCCGACAAGCTAGCGTTCGCCACCATGGGAGTGCTGGGATCGATCTCTGACGGCATTAACTGTGATGGACTACCTCTCCGCCAAGCACTTGTTGAGACTTCCGTCGTTAGGACCGATCTAAGGGCCGAGGCCATGATGGGTGGTGTCCATGCCATTCCGGTTGGCTGCATAGCCTGCATCCTTGCCTCCGACATCACCGAGAGCACCGCTGCAATTCCGGCGACTCGTCTTTGTGCCATATCGAATCCAATCCTCGGCTGGAGTTGCCCCGACCAAACTGGTACCTCATCTGGGTCCTTATTGTCACGCCCAGATCTAGACAGATGAAAAGGTAGAGGAAAGGATGGATCGGAAGATTTGAAAAGGCAGAGAGGGTCACCTACCTTTGGGAAGACTGGACGGGCGCGATGGAGATCAGAAGATTTGTCGCTGCTATAAGAAAGCAGCGTTAGAGTGAGCACGAAGGGGAGTGCCGCTAGAGAGAGGCTATGGTTTGCCATTAATAGTATTTTAAAGTTGGACATCTTGATGCGCAGAAAGATGTGTAAAATTCAAGTATTCCCTCTTACTTccagggaaaaagaaaaaagaaaaagagagagactttgcatttatttatttattttgaaaagagATTTGCATTTATATTTGTTCATAGTTCatacaaacaaataaaactcaATTACATTATTCAAGGGAATTATGATTCATCTGCTTATTCCATATGTCTGCATTACAAGTTACACTTGTATTTTCTCACACTCAATCAATACTTCTTGAGGAAGTTTTTGAACCAATGTGCCGAGAGTTTTGGGTGCCTtttgtttccatttttgtaATCCACATAGTTGATACCAAATCGAACTGTGTAACCCGAAGCCCATTCGAAGTTGTCTAGCAATGACCATGCAAAGTAGCCCTTCAAGTTCACACCTTCCCTGTGGAGATTGAAAAGAGTTATACATataaatatgtatctttttcaaaaaaaaaaaattttatatatatatatatatatatatatatatatatatatatatacgtatatgtatatatcattatacactaTTATTAAAAGAAGTACGTTTATTTCTCCACTTTTTCACTTTAGACTAGTTTAATAAATCAGGGATATTATAATAATTGGCAATATAAGTATATAAAAAACTAAGACTTATAAATTtctcccactttttttttttctgtagtAACCAACTGATCATTCACCATCTACAATAACCGATATAGCTTTTCTTgatttagagaaaaaaaaatgatttccaATTTCTCTGCAATTAAGAGCAATAATTGATTCAATGTATCTTTCTGTCATGCTCTAAATTAACAAGGCCATTAGTTACATCATATTACCCAAATATATTCCACTTACTTGATTGCTTTTTGAAGGTAATAGAGGTGGCGGAAGTAATAGTCAACTCTCTGAGTGTCATAGAGGGCTTCCTCAAGTGATAATTTGGGATCATTGAACTCATCAATGCCTGCATCATAGGTCAAGTATTTTATTGAACCTGATACTTAATATGTTTGCTGAAAATGTTATGGCTGAAAAATCAATACTTACCATTCTCAGTAATGTAAATAAGTGGATCATTATACTTTGTCTTTGTGTAGAGTAAAAGGTCTCTAATTCCTTTTGGATAAACATATAGCCATGATGAAGCAGCCTGAATATAATCATGGAGATTTTATGTGTTACTGATCTATACATGTTATTTCAGaacaagtaaaagaaaaaaagttaacTTTATGCTCAAATACCTGTGGACCAATGGGGACGCCATTTAGCGCAACTGCAACAACAAAAATTAACATGAATATCTTCATCAAAAACTGACTGTCactaaagaaattaaaaacttGTAATTGCTAGCTCTGAATTTGATTTTGTAACTGACATGATTGAGTAGCACGAGCGTCTGTCAAGTAGCTTGCATTTAAAGAATTGTTCTGAGGTGTATATGTTGCATAGTAAGTAGTATAGTAATTTAGTCCAAGAAAATCAAATGATCCGATTAGTAACTTGGATTGTTCTTTTGTGAATTTGGGTAATCGGTTTCCGACGAGAGATCGCATGCTGTGTGGATAGTCTCCGTTTGTCAAAGGGTCCATGAACCTACAACACAGGAATTCAAAGTATATATATGTGAACTTCAAAAGTATATGCATATCAAACTTGATTTGCTTGCCAACAACCTTATATATTCTCGTATACTGAAAGTAATTGTTTACTTGTTAGCTAGCAATAAACGGCCCAGTGAATTGAAGATTATAACAGAGAATTTAATTAATGTATATATAATTGTATATTTTGTTATTACTCACCATCCAAACATAAAATCCAAAGATCGTAAGGCAGCATTTTTGTTGTGCTTTGCCCCTGAAATTGGAATGAACCAGTGAGACACTAGGGTAACTCCTATAACTCCTTTTTGAGATGCCTGCAGATTTTCAATATTTAGTCATTTGGTGAACTGGAACCACactaaaattaataaattaaattaaacaaGATCTAGCTATTGACCTGATATTTCTGCTTGTACAACTTTACAGCAGCGGCATGAGAAAGGAGTAGGTGGTGTGCCACCAAATATGGTTCAGTACCCGAATCCCCGCCGGTGCAATTTAGCTGCTGCCACGCAGAACACCGTCCTGGTGCCAATGACCCGACTGCATAACCACCATTACTGTATGTCCATGGCTCATTCAACGTGATCCAGTGCTTTACCCGATCACCAAATTCCTTGTAACACAGCTCCGCATAGTCCCGAAAATGCTTGCTACATATATAAGCGGTGCAGCATATATGTCATATATCTAATGGTCCTTCAAAGCATATAGATCATTGTAGTAAATGATATATAACTAAGCGGtcaatatatatagaggatagAAATTTTTCACTTACACAACGTTAGGGCTTAAGAAACCGCCATATTCGTCTTCTAAAGTTTGGGGAAGATCCCAATGAAAGAGGGTCACAAATGGCTTTAGACCTACATTATTATGAGTAATAGAGAGATGTTATTGATTACTCAACTGATGTAGCTAAGTTGGATGAGAGGTATTAAGATTTAGTTGTATAACCATTGCTTAGGAGCTCATTGATGAGATTGTTGTAGTACTT harbors:
- the LOC133729304 gene encoding uncharacterized protein LOC133729304 yields the protein MEKGVAKAGQANENCSENTFSSVTRISSTGDRSSGFGSVVVVELYGEVLGNRMRLGCRLFTQVSSFLALAVTVAAAIFKTMVAKGYVLGQDALIKGICQNNESYQVSAATTSKVYELAIEYGSSRQRSFSITSIAKSS
- the LOC133734043 gene encoding beta-glucosidase 12-like, whose amino-acid sequence is MAMQGSLFLGVVLLLVAGFRLTSSEPLTPSTPIYDTGFLNRTSFPAGFIFGTASASYQYEGAAKEGGRGPSIWDTYTHEHPERITDGSNGDVANDQYHHYKEDVGIMKNMNLDAYRFSISWSRLLPNGKLSGGVNKEGVKYYNNLINELLSNGLKPFVTLFHWDLPQTLEDEYGGFLSPNVVKHFRDYAELCYKEFGDRVKHWITLNEPWTYSNGGYAVGSLAPGRCSAWQQLNCTGGDSGTEPYLVAHHLLLSHAAAVKLYKQKYQASQKGVIGVTLVSHWFIPISGAKHNKNAALRSLDFMFGWFMDPLTNGDYPHSMRSLVGNRLPKFTKEQSKLLIGSFDFLGLNYYTTYYATYTPQNNSLNASYLTDARATQSFALNGVPIGPQAASSWLYVYPKGIRDLLLYTKTKYNDPLIYITENGIDEFNDPKLSLEEALYDTQRVDYYFRHLYYLQKAIKEGVNLKGYFAWSLLDNFEWASGYTVRFGINYVDYKNGNKRHPKLSAHWFKNFLKKY